Proteins encoded by one window of Nicotiana tabacum cultivar K326 chromosome 10, ASM71507v2, whole genome shotgun sequence:
- the LOC107784848 gene encoding protein GRAVITROPIC IN THE LIGHT 1 encodes MDSVNRSAVTPSKSKLARTFAKVLHIRALTGGTQKHKFSEIVKDDAVKNDVAKSELLKKAQFKAFDDEDEKLKQKAATEAFLAKLFANISAVKAAYAQLQFAQSPYDPDGIQSADELVVSELKSLSELKQCFVKKQLDVYSPETTQILAEIQEQKSVLKTYDIMGKKLDSQLKLKDSEITFLGEKLIEANKENKLLEKRLNSSGPVSALDNLHFSSLSPSHFIMFLRQTIRSIRSFVRLFSKEMLAAGWNLDAAASSIEPDIEFLKANDICYAFESFVCREMFDGFNYPNFSISTEPLPEQTKRQRLFFDRFMELRSVKPVDYLAWKPKSTFARFCRAKYLKLIHPKIEESIFGNLNQRNILNSGEYPESTFFSTFSEMAKRIWLLHCLAFSFDPVASIFQVSRGCRFSDVYMESVNEEAFLSWDGSPETEPSVGFTVVPGFKISTTVVQCQVYLC; translated from the coding sequence ATGGATTCTGTTAATCGGTCTGCTGTGACCCCGAGTAAGAGCAAATTGGCTCGCACTTTTGCTAAGGTTTTGCACATTAGAGCTCTGACAGGAGGAACTCAGAAGCACAAATTCAGTGAAATTGTCAAGGATGATGCAGTAAAGAATGATGTAGCGAAGAGCGAGTTACTCAAGAAAGCACAGTTCAAGGcctttgatgatgaagatgaaaaGCTGAAACAGAAAGCAGCTACAGAAGCTTTTCTTGCCAAGCTGTTTGCAAACATCTCAGCTGTTAAAGCAGCATATGCTCAATTGCAGTTTGCTCAGTCTCCATACGACCCTGATGGTATTCAATCTGCTGATGAGTTGGTGGTATCCGAGCTGAAAAGCTTGTCTGAATTGAAACAGTGCTTCGTTAAGAAGCAGTTGGATGTGTATTCCCCGGAAACCACTCAGATTTTAGCTGAAATTCAGGAGCAGAAGAGCGTATTAAAGACGTATGATATCATGGGAAAGAAACTGGATTCGCAGCTCAAACTCAAGGATTCAGAAATTACGTTTCTCGGAGAGAAATTGATCGAGGCTAATAAAGAAAACAAGCTGCTTGAGAAAAGGTTGAACTCCAGTGGACCGGTGTCTGCTCTGGACAATCTTCACTTTTCAAGTTTGAGCCCTAGCCATTTTATCATGTTCCTCAGGCAGACAATTAGGTCTATTCGTAGTTTTGTTAGGTTGTTCAGCAAGGAAATGTTAGCTGCTGGCTGGAACTTAGATGCTGCGGCCAGTTCCATCGAACCTGATATAGAGTTCCTGAAAGCAAATGACATATGTTATGCTTTTGAATCATTCGTTTGCCGGGAGATGTTTGATGGTTTCAATTATCCCAACTTTTCCATCTCAACTGAGCCCCTGCCCGAGCAGACAAAAAGGCAAAGGTTGTTTTTCGACAGATTCATGGAGCTGAGATCTGTTAAACCAGTAGATTACTTAGCTTGGAAACCCAAATCAACATTTGCAAGATTCTGTCGTGCTAAGTACTTGAAACTAATCCATCCCAAGATTGAAGAGTCCATTTTTGGCAACCTGAATCAAAGAAACATACTCAATTCGGGTGAGTATCCGGAGTCAACATTCTTCTCCACATTTAGTGAAATGGCCAAGCGCATTTGGTTACTGCACTGTCTGGCTTTCTCCTTCGATCCCGTGGCTTCAATCTTTCAAGTGAGCAGAGGGTGTCGGTTTTCGGATGTGTACATGGAGAGTGTGAACGAAGAAGCATTCTTgtcatgggacggatcaccggaAACTGAACCGAGTGTAGGTTTCACGGTAGTTCCAGGATTCAAGATTAGTACAACTGTTGTTCAGTGTCAAGTTTACCTGTGTTGA